The Asterias rubens chromosome 14, eAstRub1.3, whole genome shotgun sequence DNA segment ataaaccaagtaatattactgttctttgacaacaAACGTGTGaagtgaattttaaaaatgtgttgcaTGGTTGACACTATTTACCCCAATAAACTTGTGTTTAGTAAGTTGAAACTATTTAAAGCACTTGTTTGAGTGAGTTTAAAACTAGAAAGGCACTAAACTTgatatgttaataattatgttCTTATGTGTATTAAAAATTGTAGTATGTAATAGGTAAGTGTTATTGTGATTTAATTAATGTTGGAAAATGTGAATAGACTTGCATCGTACAGTGGATGGATTGATTTGGACCCCAGGTAGCCTTCACACATTAAACAGGAAAACATGcaatagaccccccccccccgctaaTTTCATGTTTTTAGGTTGAAATAGCTGCATGCATAGATCGAACCACGCCAGACAGCAGCACTGTTGTATTAATAGTCACTTAAAGGACGTGTTAGAGCATCCTTGGCATTAATAtcaaattaatatatttttctgAGTGATGCAGGAAATTTGAGACCATGAACGGGTATAATAAATCAACTCACTGAAGTGTgaagcaaattattatttgtacacGTACACCACGACTCGATAACAATGGCTTTAGTCAGTGACCGTAACAAACTAAAAAATTCATTGTTCCACTCTCTTACTGCTTTAATGTCCCTTTGTTAAGGGTGGCCTCGCTTACTAATAATGGAGCACGCTCCAGAAGCAGTTTAGGAATTTCAGGTTCGAATGACAAACCCCATACCGACAATATGATTGGTTGACTATTTTGGTCACAGAACTGCAACCGCTGCTTATTGGTCTAGCTATTGTAAGCCCCGCCTTTGGTGGTAATGATTATTCATGAGGCACTACTGTGAAGGGCAGTTTGCTTTCTAGGCTTACACTCGGATTTATCAATATTCATGATTAATTGTTAGGGTGAGCCAATCAAAGTGTGCGCATAACAGCAGGGGATATCAGAATCGGGCTTGGTTGCGAAACATAAAAAGGAGATATCACAACTCGTCTCCGATGCAACCGTTTGGGTCGACTTTGTCTTTCTGAGAGGAAAATCATTCGTTGGACAGGGCTATACCTTATTTTGTTGCGTGTAGACCGACGTTGTGTGGTCATCTACGGCAAAGTGTTTTCTAGATGGGAAAACTTCTTTAGAGCATTCTGTCGGTAACTGTAAGATGATTTGACTCTTGATCATACAGATAGGGAAACTCAGTGCGAGAGAACCTTGCCAGGGTGCCGATGTATAGTCTATTTACTGAGTTGTTGAATAATGATGACAACGTTGTTTGTATCAAGGCATGATACAATTCAATTTACAGTGTGAGCattatgttgtgttttgtgACCTTAATAATTTCAACTGTGTTGCTAAATACCTCTGTTTATGGAGTGGTTGCATCTCAAGACCAGCAATGCTTTACATTTATGTATGACGACTCATCCTGTCCGGAGTCTTGGCATTACTGGGGAAACTCATGCTACAAGATAACTGAGACGGCATTAACCTGGTCAGATGCCATAAACGAGTGTGAAAACCTTGGTGGTGTTCTGGCTGCACCAAGCTCCGATCAAGAAAACGAGTTTATAGCGCAGTTGGTTCCAGATGATTGGACATGGATCGACTGTAACGATCTAGAGGTGGAGGGGATATGGAAGTGCAGAGATGATAACGTGGAGGTCGCTTACAGAAACTGGTTTTATGGAGAACCGAATAACGCGATAGAGGAAGATTGTGCGGCTTTGGCTGTAGCTACATGGGGAAACAAGTAATGGTTTGATAGGAGTTGCATTATATTAGAGAGAGCTCTTTGCAAACTGGCTGGCAGACCAGTCTTTCATGTGTGAACATTAATTTAACATCGAAGCTGAGAGTAATAGTGCCCAGCTGAAATTCGGGCGCGTTTTAACaaatcaaaaatttgactccacaaaaatggccgaccgtgtttgtagttcacgacgtaaaaggaaCACCGtgaaattttgaggcatgtttatgtggatcattgttattaatttacTTTTAATGTAACCATatgaatttcataacaaacggtttcagcgcttttcaaagaccaacttacCCGATTCAAGGCATCGGTTTAACTCAACCTCTCCCAAAGTCTTGGAATTTCCAGGGAAATTCTAAGGGCAGCTTCAGTAGGGACAAGGTCTGTTTGATCTCCATTAACAACACGATGGATGGTGTGAACACGAGTTAGTTGGTGATGCCAGTCTTTGAGCTGTCTAACGAAAATCcacttccaaaaaaaaaaacaagaaatgatTTTGAGGTGGTTTAAAACTCAAACTTGCTAGTAATAATTATAAAGCAAACACTTTCAAAAGAATTTGCAATAACATAATGTTGTCCGCCATTCTGGCCGGTAGCGTTAtttatgtaaataaaaaaaaataataataataataagaattgtGAGAAGCCTAGAACATTTCACTCTGATTTTATtaggtttttgaaaaagatgtaAGTTTTGGTTGCTCACGATATGAATATTTAAAAAGTTGTAATACTGTCAATAATGTTCTCGGTCGGTATATTCCTATCATGTAATATTCATCATACGTGGACATTATTATTCGCTCCGGAAGTAAACGTTATCCAcaaacgcaaccaccttttaaAACTGAACTTTCGatatgttagttttattgtacacatCTTTACATTTAATTATAAGACATTCGAACGGTTCAAAACCCCGAGACTTTGCCTTAAAATCTCGCGGCCACGACTGATGTTGAAGATATTTTACGTGATTTGTCCTTCATATCCCTTCCTGGGTTGCGTATCCAAGCCTGTATGAAAACAAATCGATTTTTTCCCCTTGATTACCAACAAGTAACTTCCTATTTTCATGCCGGCATCTTCTGTGGCTGACCCAAATACACGACGGCAGACGTCACTACTGAGATATTGGTACTCGGATCGACTTATTTTTGGAGTAGCCTTGGCCGTGTTTTGCAGATTTTTATATGAATATCAAGCGACGTGACTTTAATTAGTTTCAGTTTATATCGATGGAAAGAGTTGGCTTAGGCGTTACCTTGAGTTTATTTCCTGTTTGTCAGTACCTTACCTTTGTCGATGGATTACAGATTTGTCTTACTCGTGAAACGTTTCATTTTTTGGAGGCTAAATTGAGAAAGATTATATCTCATTTTCAATCCAGACAAGATACCAAACACGCGCCGTTTGTGGCTGTGACTGATTGGTCTATAAcgtcattaaaacaaatattggcgTGTGAATGGTTAGACGGCAGTTGGTGTTCATGTTCATTAATGACTCATCGTCGGCGTTAGCCAATCAAAGTGTGCGCATTTTAGAAGGAGAAATCAAGATCCCGGGTGGTTGCGAAATAGAAATAGGAGATATCACAACTTCGTCTGCGATGCAACCGCTTGGGTTGGCTTTGTCTTTCTGAGAAGAACCACATTCGTTATATGGAGAGCTGAACCTTTTATCAATTCGCGTAGACCGACGTTGTGTGTTCGTGCACGGCGAGCTATTTCATTGATGTGGAAACCCCATTGCAACTCTTTTTAAGTAACCGCAATATGATTTGACTCTTGAGCATACAGAGAGGGAAACTCAATGCGAGAGAACCATGCCAGCGTGCACATGGAACAGTCTGCCCAGGGAATAGTACAATAAAGATGACATCGTTTACAACGTTGTTTGTACCAAGGGCCGATACAATTCAACTTACAGTGTGAACATTGTCTCATTATGTTGTGTTTTCTGACCTTAATAATTTCAACTGCGTTGCTAAATACCTCTTGTTTTGGAGTGGTTGCATCTCGAGATCAGCAATGCTTTACATTTATGTATGACGACTTATCTTGTCCGGAGTCTTGGCATTACTGGGGAAACTCGTGCTACATGGTCACTGAGACGAGATTTACCTGGGCAGATGCAAGAGACGAGTGTATAAACCTGGGCGGTGTTCTGGCGGTACCAAGCTCTGATCAAGAAAACGAGTTCAATTTGCAATTATCTGATGAAATAGTATGGATCAACTGTAATGATCGAGAGGTGGAGGGGAGATGGAAGTGCGAAGAGGGTAAGGTTGAGGTTGCTTACAGAAACTGGGACCCTAACGAACCGAACAACCAGGGAGATGAAGATTGCGCTGCCTTTGATACTCAGTTTGAGAGAAACCGGCAATGGAATGATTTGGTATGTAGCAGACTGGAGAAAGCTCTGTGCAAAACGGCTGGCAGACCAGTCCTTCAAGTGTGAAAAAAAGAACATCAAGAAAGCTTCGAGTCCTTGTACTTAGTTGAAATTTAGGGGAAACGGAAAACAaatacttacatgtacaatgactTAAATGGAGATGTTTTGATAAGAGTCTTGAAATGTGTTTTGCTTGTTTGATGATTGTTCCATACTTGAGGTTCAACAAACTGACGCTGCGTTAACTAAATGCTTTGTTCCCAACAGTTAGAATAACAATGTTGTATTTGTTTGCAGAACACATGGTTCTTGAAAGGTATGTaaattctgagtaattaccactagtgtcaaGTGGCTTTGACGCGACACAATAGATACATTCGACAAGAtaatagacttgattcaagtcccattcacGTGTAAAATTTCCCTAAGCATATCGCGCCAACTAAACGACTTAGCGCGTTTTAACCAGACGCGTTTTAACGGAAAACTctgacaacatttgaaaacaaaggATTTTATGGAGTAAGGGATTTCTACCACCGGTCCAAATTAACCTTGATTTGCTTTCTTGCATGAAAACTTGAAATAAGGAGTTACATGGTTTTTATTAACTACCGTAACATATCACCCGACATTCGAATAATTCTGAGTAAATACCACTAGTGTCAAGTGGATTTGACGCGACACAATACATAtatccttcacagttggtgtatctcaacatatgcataaaataacctgtgaaaatttgagctcaatcggttttcgaacttgcgaaataataatgaaagagaaaaaaaaccatgtcacacgaagttgtgtgcgcgtagattgttgatttcgagacctcaagttgtaaatctgaggtctcgaaatcaaagtcgtggaaaattacttctttctcgaaaactatggcccttcagaggaagccgtttctcacaatgttttataccatcaacctctcaccattactcgttaccaagtaaggttttatgctacaaattattttgagtcattaccaatagtgtccactgcctttaattaacaaagattttgtttaaagttccCGTAGCTACATAAATATTGCATGGGTTTGTTATTCTAAGACATCCATCGAATAATATTATACGCCTGACTGATTGACAAGGGATTGACAGACCTATTGTGATTGGTATAATGTAAAGTGTTAAAATACAGTACAACAAAGCTGTTCTATGAAATGAGTGCCACTGGCGCGtttcaaataaatttttgtctcaaaaaaaataaaaataaaaaatacatacattcGACAAGAtaatagacttgattcaagtcccattcacGTGTAAAATGTCCCTAAGCATATCGCGCCAACTAAACTACTAGCAAACAATCCGTATAGCAGTGTGCGCTCGACGTAAAAATGTGGTCCCGAAAATGCGGAGGTGTCGGGGAATGCAGAGCGTTATAAAACATTAGTTTTCTGGTGATTGCACGatattgggacttgagtcaagtgtAGACGAGATAGGACGCTCTGTTTACGTAACGATTAAATAAGTTTGTTGTATTAAAAGGGAAGGTTTGCGTTTGGTATTacaatcactcttaaaataatgGCAACAAAAGCTTTTAGTGAaaagtctacaacatttcagtCTGATTTGATTTGGCTCTCTTAGCATATATCTGTTTTTATGGCCCACAAACAGTTAATCTGAAAAACGCTACTGTAAGTAACGTTTCTCGGGCGGTGTATAATCAGAGATTGTTcatcctgcgtggacattattATTCATTCCGGATTTTAGGCGATATCCccaaaaacgcaaccaccttttaaTACTGAACTTTCCAGAATTGTTTATGTTAGTTTTTATTGAACACATCTTTACAATTAATTATTAGACATTCGAACGGCTCCAAAACTCCGAGACTTTGCCTTAACATATCGCGGCCACGACTGATGTTGAAGAAATTTTACGTGATTGTGTCCTTCATATCCCTTCCTGGGTTCCGTATCCAAGCctgtatgaaaacaaattgatttttttccccttgaTTACCAACAAGTAACTTCATATTTTCATGCCGGCATCTTCTGTGGCTGACCCAAATACACGACGGCAGACGTCACTAATGAGATATTGGTACTCGAATCGACTTATTGTTGGAGTAGCCTTGGCCGTGTTTTGCAGATTTTTATATCAATATCAAGCGACGTGACTTTAATTAGTTTCAGTTTATATCGATGGAAAAAGTTAGTTAAGGCGTTACCTTGACAATATTTCCCGTTTGTCAGTCCCTTGCCTGTATCGATGGATTACAGATTTGTCTTACTCGTGAAACGTATAATTTTTTGGAGGCTAAATTGGgaaatattatatattattttcaatCCAGACAAGATACCAAAACACGTGCCGTTTATGGCTAAAGCTGACTGGTATATAACGTCATTACTAGAAATAGTGGCGTTTGAATGGTTCAAGGGCAGTTTTTGctcatgtttattcatgatCATCGTTTGCGTTAGCCAATGAAAGTGTGCGCATTTTAGCAAGAGAAATCAGGATCCCGAGTTGTTGCGACATAGAACTTTGTCTCTCTGAAAAGAACATCATTCGAAGATTTGTATCCTGTGTCAAATCAAGTAAACTGCCATCGTGTGTTCAACTTCGCTGAACGTCATTATTGTCACAGCATTTGTCAATAACATTCAGAGAAGGTGACTCTACACAAACGAATAACCACTTATTTGAGAGTTTGTTCACCCAGGTAGCTTCATATTGTTCTGCAAAGGTTCTTTTGGGAAAAAGATATCCATTAGACAACAGCAGAAAAATATAGGAGATATCACAACTCGTCTGCGATGCAACCGTTTGGGTCGACTTTGTCTCTCTGAGAAAAACAGCATTCGAAACTTGTGGAGAACTGTTTACTGTTTTATATCAAGTAAACTGCCTTTGGATGTTCATGTTTGCTGAATTGTTCATTATTGCCTACACGTATATTCACGCACATTTGTCAGTAACAGCCAGAAGTTATACAACTTGTTTCAGAATATGCTAAACCCAGTTGAGTAGACCAGCAAAAGGAAACAGGACACAGCGTGCGTAAGAACAACTCAATAGCAAATCTTTCTCAATTTCCAGAACTTCACGAGGTTTCAAGAACTAAAAACTGCAAATACATCAGTGTCCGATGTTTAAAAACTCAAAGAGAACGTGGATATGTATGCCGTGTTCCTCGTATCGTTCACTGCATTGCTAGTCAGCTCTTGTATACGAGTGGTTGCATCTCAAGATCAGCAATGTTCTACTTTTATGGTTGACGACTCATCCTGTCCAGAGTCTTGGCATTACTGGGGAAACTCATGCTACaagatcactgagacgaaagttACTTGGGCAGATGCTAAAGAAGAGTGTAGAAACCTGAGTGGTGTTCTGGCTGCACCAAGCTCTGATCAAGAAAACGAGTTCATAGCGCAGTTGGTTTCAGCTGATTGGATATGGATCGACTGTAATGATCTAGAGGTGGAGGGGAGATGGAAGTGCAGAGATGGTAACGTAGAAGTCGCTTACATAAACTGGTATTCTGGAGAACCGAATAACGCAGGCGTAGGTGAAGATTGTGCGGTCATAGCTACATGGGGAAACCAGCAATGGGATGATGTTAGTTGCAGCCAAAAGGAGAAAGCTATTTGCAAAATGGCTGGCAGACCAGTCCTTCACGTGTGAACATTTGAAAATCGAACTTTGAGCCATGATATTCAGCTGAAATCAAGGCTGGGTTAAATGAGAATGTCACCAATGTAAAtagttaaaacaaatacaaatgttgactCTACAAAAAGGCCGACCGAGGTTGTAGTTCACAACGTAAAGGGAAAACCCTgctatttcgaggcatgtttatgtggatcatAAACAATTTAACATTATGAATTTCATAGAAACGGTTTCCACGCTTTCCAAAGACCGACTTGCCCGATTCAAGCCATAGTTTTAACTAACCCTCTTCCAAAATTGTGGAATTTCTAGGGACATTTTAAGGACAGCCTCACTAGGTACGAGTGTGTTTTGAACGTCATTAACAGCACGATGGTTGGTATGAACCCGAGTTAGTTGGTGATGTCAGTCTTTGAGCTGTCGAGCATAGATCCACCTTCGTTACAAGTTTTGAAGTGGAGTTAAAAACTCAACATttctaaatataaaacaaacaattttgaaagaaGTTGCAATAACATATAGCTCTACGTCATTCTGGCCGGTAGCTTTATAACAGATTTTGGTGAGAAGCCTAGAACATTTCACTCTGATTAGATTAATAAGGTATTGGTAAAGATATCAGTTGAAACTGAAAATGTGGTAATACTTTTAGTAACGTTCTTGGTCGGTGTATTATTAATCATGTATTATTAATCCTGCGGGCGTGGACATTGTTATTCGCTGCGGAATTTCGGCGATATCCCcaaaacgcaaccaccttttaaAACTGAACTTTCCataatgttagttttattgtacacatCTTTATAAATAATTACAAGACATTCGAACAAATCCAAAAACCCAAAATCTTTGCCTTAAAATCTCGCAGCAGGGGACTGGGGGGTGAGTCTCGCCGAGATTACTTACCCTCGCAGGTGGCTCAACATTGTAGATGGTCACAACCACATCTACTGCAGCGCTGAAGAGACAGAAGGAGGCATACATATCCACCACATCCCCGAGGGTTTTTACCAGACACCGGATGATTTACTATCAAAGATTACACCTCCGATGGGACATGGATACAAAATACGCATCAAGTACAATAAATACCTTCACAAAAGTAATCGTGAGAACAGATGCTGGCGTTAATATTACTTTTGCCGACCGTCTGGGTTACCTATTCGGTTTTCAAAAGACTATGTCTATCACTGGTATAGAGAAAGCACCCCACGTCGTGGATATGAAGCAAATCCACAGCCTCTTCGTGTACACCGACATAATCGAATACAACATCGTTGGGGACACGAGAGCACCTCTTCTACGTAATGTGAGTGTGGAAGGCGAATACGGTGATATTGTAACAAAGACGTATGATAGTCCGCATTACGTTCCTCTAAAACAGAGATTCATGAGCACAATCCACATAGATATAAGGGATGACGTGGGCCATTTCATACCATTCATCGGTGGGAAGGTCATCGTGAAACTACACTTCAGAAAACGACGCTCCACGTACTTCAACTGATCAACACAACTGAAATCATGTTTTGGGCGGGCTCTTCCGAACATCCATGCCCCTGATCAAGCAGAGGGCTAAGACATTGGGACGTCCAGCACTCCGAACAGGCTTGGGAATTGCACAGGATGCTATCGAAGGTCAGAATGTAAAGACAGCCGCAAGGTCAAGACTCAAACAGATTGGACGTCGTATAGCTAGGCGGTCTATTTAAAATGTAGATTCCCGACTAACCCGACCGGCTAGACaaggtataaaacaaaaacacaatcggAGAAGAGCCACTTCAACATCTGGGAAGCGACCGAGACGATCACTCGATATCTTTGACTAGCCACTCCGAGACTATAGCTCCACCATGGCCCTGCTACACGACCACTCCGAAGAGTGCACAAAGAGTGAACTCGATCTCTTTACTCTACCACCCACCCAGACAAGTATAGAAAAAGGCCAGTACGTTGAGTACCATCCCATCTCTAATATTGCCGACGGAGGTCCCATCCAG contains these protein-coding regions:
- the LOC117299650 gene encoding perlucin-like protein, whose product is MVTDTAFTWSDAKRECRNMGGVLGVPSSDEENKFIGQLADGVVWIDCNDLEEEGRWKCREVNVEVAYRNWMSGEPNDVDDEDYQQCFTFMYDDSSCPESWHYWGNSCYKITETALTWSDAINECENLGGVLAAPSSDQENEFIAQLVPDDWTWIDCNDLEVEGIWKCRDDNVEVAYRNWFYGEPNNAIEEDCAALAVATWGNK
- the LOC117299651 gene encoding perlucin-like protein, which encodes MVTETRFTWADARDECINLGGVLAVPSSDQENEFNLQLSDEIVWINCNDREVEGRWKCEEGKVEVAYRNWDPNEPNNQGDEDCAAFDTQFERNRQWNDLVCSRLEKALCKTAGRPVLQV